A genomic region of Streptomyces rimosus contains the following coding sequences:
- a CDS encoding DUF3052 domain-containing protein has product MSATADHAEERTNPAIKLGFEPGQVVQEIGYDDDVEQELREAIEAVIGQEIVDEDYDDVADVVVLWFRDDDGDLTDALVDAIGLIDEGGEIWLMTPKTGRDGYVEPSDINEAAQTAGLSQTRSINAGKDWSGSRLVTPKGAKSGKR; this is encoded by the coding sequence GTGAGCGCGACCGCGGACCACGCGGAGGAGCGGACCAACCCGGCTATCAAGCTGGGGTTCGAGCCCGGACAGGTGGTCCAGGAGATCGGCTACGACGACGACGTCGAGCAGGAGCTCCGCGAAGCCATTGAGGCCGTGATCGGCCAGGAGATCGTTGACGAGGACTACGACGACGTCGCCGACGTCGTGGTGCTGTGGTTCCGCGATGACGACGGCGACCTCACGGACGCGCTGGTGGATGCCATCGGTCTGATCGACGAGGGCGGCGAGATCTGGCTGATGACGCCCAAGACCGGCCGTGACGGGTACGTCGAGCCGAGCGACATCAACGAAGCCGCGCAGACCGCGGGCCTGAGCCAGACCCGGAGCATCAACGCGGGCAAGGACTGGAGCGGCAGCCGCCTGGTCACCCCCAAGGGCGCCAAGTCCGGCAAGCGCTGA
- a CDS encoding peroxiredoxin produces the protein MAIEVGTKAPDFELKNQHGELVKLSDFRGEKAVVLLFYPFAFTGVCTGELCALRDELPKFVNDDVQLLAVSNDSPFSLRVFAEQEGLEYPLLSDFWPHGEASRAYGVFDEEKGCAVRGTFIIDKEGVVRWTVVNGLPDARDLNDYLKALDTL, from the coding sequence ATGGCGATCGAGGTCGGCACGAAGGCTCCGGATTTCGAGCTGAAGAACCAGCACGGCGAGCTGGTCAAGCTCTCCGACTTCCGCGGCGAGAAGGCCGTCGTCCTCCTCTTCTACCCCTTCGCCTTCACCGGCGTGTGCACCGGCGAGCTGTGCGCCCTGCGCGACGAGCTGCCGAAGTTCGTCAACGACGACGTGCAGCTGCTGGCCGTCTCCAACGACTCGCCCTTCTCGCTGCGCGTCTTCGCCGAGCAGGAGGGCCTGGAGTACCCGCTGCTGTCGGACTTCTGGCCGCACGGCGAGGCGTCGCGGGCGTACGGCGTCTTCGACGAGGAGAAGGGCTGCGCGGTGCGCGGGACCTTCATCATCGACAAGGAGGGCGTGGTGCGCTGGACCGTCGTCAACGGCCTGCCCGACGCCCGTGACCTCAACGACTACCTCAAGGCGCTCGACACCCTCTGA
- a CDS encoding TerD family protein: protein MGVSLSKGGNVSLTKEAPNLTAVLVGLGWDARTTTGTDFDLDASALLTNDQGKVANDQNFVFFNNLKSPDGSVEHTGDNTTGEGEGDDEAIKVNLAAVPADVAKIVFPVSIYDAENRQQSFGQVRNAYIRVVNQADGNELARYDLSEDASTETAMVFGELYRNGAEWKFRAIGQGYASGLRGIAQDFGVNV from the coding sequence GTGGGAGTCAGCCTCAGCAAGGGCGGCAACGTCTCGCTGACGAAGGAAGCCCCCAATCTGACCGCGGTGCTCGTCGGTCTGGGCTGGGACGCGCGTACCACCACCGGTACGGACTTCGACCTGGACGCCAGCGCCCTGCTGACGAACGACCAGGGCAAGGTCGCCAACGACCAGAACTTCGTGTTCTTCAACAACCTGAAGAGCCCGGACGGCTCGGTCGAGCACACCGGCGACAACACCACCGGTGAGGGCGAGGGCGACGACGAGGCCATCAAGGTGAACCTCGCCGCCGTGCCCGCCGACGTCGCCAAGATCGTGTTCCCGGTGTCCATCTACGACGCCGAGAACCGTCAGCAGAGCTTCGGCCAGGTCCGCAACGCCTACATCCGCGTCGTCAACCAGGCCGACGGCAACGAGCTCGCGCGCTACGACCTGAGCGAGGACGCCTCGACCGAGACCGCCATGGTCTTCGGCGAGCTGTACCGCAACGGCGCGGAGTGGAAGTTCCGGGCCATCGGTCAGGGCTACGCCTCGGGCCTGCGCGGCATCGCGCAGGACTTCGGCGTCAACGTCTGA
- a CDS encoding TerD family protein: MGVTLAKGGNVSLSKAAPNLTQVMVGLGWDARSTTGAPFDLDASALLCRSGRVLGDEYFVFYNNLKSPDGSVEHTGDNLTGEGEGDDESILVDLSKVPAEVDKIVFPVSIHEADLRGQSFGQVSNAFIRVVNQADGSELARYDLSEDASSETAMIFGEVYRYSGEWKFRAVGQGYASGLRGIALDFGVNVS; this comes from the coding sequence ATGGGCGTCACGCTCGCAAAGGGAGGCAACGTCTCCCTCTCCAAGGCCGCGCCGAATCTCACGCAGGTCATGGTCGGCCTGGGCTGGGACGCGCGCTCGACCACGGGTGCGCCGTTCGATCTGGACGCCAGCGCGCTGCTGTGCAGGTCGGGGCGGGTGCTCGGGGACGAGTACTTCGTCTTCTACAACAATCTCAAGAGCCCGGACGGCTCGGTCGAACACACCGGCGACAATCTCACCGGTGAGGGCGAGGGGGACGACGAGTCGATCCTCGTCGACCTGAGCAAGGTTCCCGCCGAGGTCGACAAGATCGTATTTCCGGTCTCGATCCATGAGGCGGATCTGCGCGGCCAGAGCTTCGGCCAGGTCAGCAACGCTTTCATCCGGGTCGTCAATCAGGCCGACGGCAGTGAGCTGGCGCGTTACGACCTCAGCGAGGACGCTTCCAGCGAAACGGCAATGATCTTCGGTGAGGTCTACCGGTACAGCGGTGAATGGAAGTTCCGCGCGGTGGGCCAGGGGTACGCGTCGGGGTTGCGAGGCATCGCTCTAGACTTCGGGGTCAACGTTTCGTAA
- a CDS encoding DUF475 domain-containing protein has product MLLRTFGWSFAITAAGLALAGVLWGWQGLAIVGILSILEISLSFDNAVINAGILRKMNAFWQKIFLTVGILIAVFGMRLVFPVVIVAITAKMGPLEAVNLAINDKPQYEHLVTGAHPAIAAFGGMFLLMIFLDFIFEEREHKWLGWLERPLAKMGKLDMLSVIIALIVLLVTAMTVATDVAHGGGDKSATVLLSGVAGLITYLVVGGISGYFEDKLEEAEDDEDDDAPAAKTAGDAGSNGASKSSVSGVGLAGKAAFFMFLYLEVIDASFSFDGVIGAFAVTNDIFEMALGLGIGAMYIRSLTVFLVRKGTLDDYVYLEHGAHYAIGALAVILLASIKYEIPEVVTGLVGVGLILLSFWSSVRKNRLEGKPGEGSRAEPEVTSGV; this is encoded by the coding sequence GTGCTCCTGAGAACCTTTGGCTGGTCGTTCGCCATCACGGCGGCGGGCCTGGCCTTGGCCGGCGTCCTCTGGGGGTGGCAGGGGCTCGCGATCGTCGGCATCCTGTCGATCCTGGAGATCTCGCTCTCGTTCGACAACGCGGTCATCAACGCCGGCATTCTGCGCAAGATGAACGCCTTCTGGCAGAAAATCTTCCTGACCGTCGGCATTCTGATCGCCGTCTTCGGCATGCGCCTGGTCTTCCCGGTGGTCATCGTCGCGATCACCGCGAAGATGGGGCCGCTGGAGGCCGTCAACCTGGCGATCAACGACAAGCCGCAGTACGAACACCTGGTCACGGGGGCCCACCCGGCCATCGCGGCCTTCGGCGGCATGTTCCTGCTGATGATCTTCCTCGACTTCATCTTCGAGGAGCGCGAGCACAAGTGGCTGGGCTGGCTGGAGCGGCCGCTCGCCAAAATGGGCAAGCTGGACATGCTGTCCGTCATCATCGCGCTGATCGTCCTGCTGGTCACGGCCATGACGGTGGCCACCGACGTCGCGCACGGCGGCGGTGACAAGAGCGCGACGGTGCTGCTCTCCGGCGTCGCCGGCCTGATCACGTATCTGGTCGTGGGCGGCATCTCCGGCTACTTCGAGGACAAGCTGGAGGAGGCCGAGGACGACGAGGACGACGACGCCCCGGCGGCGAAGACGGCCGGGGACGCCGGCTCGAACGGCGCCTCGAAGAGCTCGGTCTCGGGCGTGGGACTGGCCGGCAAGGCCGCGTTCTTCATGTTCCTCTACCTGGAGGTCATCGACGCGTCGTTCTCCTTCGACGGCGTCATCGGCGCCTTCGCCGTCACCAACGACATCTTCGAGATGGCGCTGGGTCTGGGCATCGGCGCGATGTACATCCGTTCGCTGACGGTCTTCCTGGTCCGCAAGGGAACCCTGGACGACTACGTCTACCTGGAGCACGGCGCGCACTACGCCATCGGCGCGCTGGCGGTCATCCTGCTCGCCTCGATCAAGTACGAGATCCCCGAGGTCGTCACCGGCCTGGTCGGAGTCGGCCTGATCCTGCTGTCGTTCTGGTCGTCCGTGCGCAAGAACCGGCTGGAAGGCAAGCCCGGGGAGGGCTCCCGGGCAGAGCCGGAAGTCACCTCCGGAGTGTGA
- a CDS encoding TerD family protein has product MSFFDNWRRGGAPKFEAGGASYVVELTKRNPVVSLTKQGAASGHLRVNLSWQMRTTDIGMRGSQRGGSLLRNPGKMFKPEVVQAQGPAVVKIDLDLACLYELKDGTKGVVQPLGNFLGDINAAPYVKLSGDDRFGSPSGETLYINLDHRDEIKRLLIFVYIYDGTPAFDRTHAIVTLYPSSGPRVEIGLDERAPQARSCAIFMLENNKGDLTVRREVKYVYGFQSELDRLYGWGLQWGRGYKSKV; this is encoded by the coding sequence GTGTCATTCTTCGACAATTGGCGGCGGGGCGGGGCGCCGAAGTTCGAAGCCGGTGGCGCGTCGTACGTGGTCGAGTTGACCAAGCGCAACCCGGTGGTCTCGCTGACCAAGCAGGGCGCGGCCTCCGGGCACCTGCGGGTCAACCTCTCGTGGCAGATGCGCACGACCGACATCGGCATGCGCGGCTCGCAGCGCGGCGGCAGCCTGCTGCGCAACCCCGGCAAGATGTTCAAGCCGGAGGTGGTGCAGGCGCAGGGACCGGCGGTCGTCAAGATCGACCTGGACCTCGCCTGCCTGTACGAGCTCAAGGACGGCACCAAGGGCGTGGTGCAGCCGCTGGGCAACTTCCTCGGTGACATCAACGCCGCGCCGTATGTGAAGCTCAGCGGCGACGACCGGTTCGGCTCGCCCTCCGGTGAGACGCTCTACATCAACCTCGACCACCGCGACGAGATCAAGCGCCTGCTGATCTTCGTCTACATCTACGACGGAACCCCGGCCTTCGACCGCACGCACGCCATCGTGACGCTCTACCCGAGCAGCGGCCCCCGGGTGGAGATCGGCCTCGACGAACGGGCTCCCCAGGCCCGTTCCTGCGCCATCTTCATGCTGGAGAACAACAAGGGCGACCTGACCGTCCGCCGCGAGGTCAAATACGTCTACGGCTTCCAGTCCGAACTGGACCGGCTGTACGGCTGGGGCCTCCAGTGGGGGCGGGGGTACAAGTCGAAGGTGTGA